In a single window of the Paenibacillus sp. MMS20-IR301 genome:
- a CDS encoding histidine kinase → MKDERKPSAFINDIPLKYKFLFIYLLCVLVPILSINALFYVQISRNVEVRESENLQISVERVAYDLMQIVNECVAISNTVAADRAYMEMLDYDYPDNEAYYDAYNDFLKDKLRQYSNLHSYIYWVGVYTSNPTIQNGSTYFVLSDKDKQSEWYRKISGSADKVLLTSYQGTNPLNPPQQEVFVSLIRKLDNFTGQPYTKYLRIDLRLNSMQELFQKERDYLSFKLLDEKNRIVLTTDPSYPLDSDVLLNEDKSLNQTPGQIVRTLGTASYTEGWRLIGTPESKAINNEMSRVLRLSLILALLTIIIPTLLMIVIIRSYNLRVRLLYKHMKLVKYEQFESINMYEGKDEIGGLIRSFNLMTGKIRNLINDVYKLEIQKKDLDLERVRAELKYLESQVDPHFLFNTLNAILVICKKYRYDEVTDVIRNLALVMRRLLSWKDDLITVEEEISFIQMYLQIEKFRFQNRFNYELDIDPAVLQFRIPKMCIQALVENSCKHGLQSVKWAREIHVSASREGTELLIVVTDNGIGIGKEKLEWIRSHLEAEQDSGNNIGLRNVYKRLKLYYNGRAAFSIESTEYERTVITIRIPEDLSLIRAVEESNV, encoded by the coding sequence ATGAAGGATGAACGGAAGCCATCTGCTTTTATAAATGATATTCCGCTCAAATACAAGTTTTTGTTTATCTATCTGTTGTGTGTTCTCGTGCCTATCCTTAGCATCAATGCCTTATTCTATGTGCAGATCAGCCGCAATGTGGAAGTGCGGGAGAGTGAGAACCTGCAGATTTCTGTAGAACGTGTAGCCTATGATCTGATGCAAATCGTGAATGAATGTGTGGCAATAAGCAATACGGTAGCTGCGGACCGTGCCTATATGGAGATGCTGGACTATGACTATCCGGATAACGAGGCTTATTATGACGCTTACAATGATTTCCTGAAGGATAAGCTAAGGCAATACAGCAACTTGCATTCCTATATTTACTGGGTGGGTGTTTATACCTCTAATCCGACGATCCAGAACGGCAGCACCTATTTTGTTCTGTCGGATAAGGATAAGCAAAGCGAGTGGTACCGCAAAATATCAGGCAGCGCTGACAAGGTGCTGTTGACCTCTTATCAGGGGACCAATCCGCTCAATCCGCCGCAGCAGGAGGTATTCGTCAGTCTGATCCGCAAGCTCGATAATTTCACGGGCCAGCCTTACACGAAGTACTTGCGGATAGACCTGAGGCTGAACAGTATGCAGGAGCTGTTTCAGAAGGAGCGTGACTATCTCAGCTTCAAGCTTTTGGATGAGAAAAACCGCATTGTGCTGACAACAGATCCATCCTACCCGCTGGACTCCGATGTTCTCTTAAATGAAGACAAAAGCTTGAACCAGACACCCGGACAGATCGTCCGTACACTTGGAACTGCGTCTTATACTGAGGGCTGGCGGCTGATAGGAACCCCGGAAAGCAAGGCAATTAACAATGAAATGAGCCGCGTGCTGCGGTTGTCGCTTATTCTGGCCCTGTTGACCATAATCATTCCAACCTTGCTGATGATTGTAATCATACGGTCCTATAATCTGCGGGTCAGACTACTCTACAAACATATGAAGCTTGTAAAATATGAACAGTTTGAGAGCATTAATATGTATGAGGGCAAGGATGAAATCGGCGGACTGATCCGCAGCTTTAATCTGATGACCGGAAAAATCCGTAATCTGATCAATGACGTGTATAAGCTGGAGATTCAGAAAAAGGACCTGGACCTTGAACGGGTACGGGCGGAACTGAAGTATCTGGAGAGCCAGGTGGACCCACATTTCCTCTTCAATACGCTGAATGCCATACTGGTCATCTGTAAGAAGTATAGATATGACGAAGTTACGGATGTGATCCGGAATCTGGCGCTGGTCATGCGCAGGCTGTTGAGCTGGAAGGACGACCTGATTACCGTTGAAGAAGAAATATCGTTCATTCAAATGTATCTGCAGATTGAGAAATTTCGCTTCCAGAACAGATTCAATTATGAATTGGATATTGATCCCGCTGTACTGCAATTCCGGATTCCCAAGATGTGTATACAGGCCCTGGTGGAGAATTCCTGCAAACATGGCCTGCAGTCAGTCAAATGGGCGAGGGAAATCCACGTTTCCGCTTCAAGGGAAGGTACAGAGCTATTGATTGTGGTAACAGACAATGGCATAGGCATCGGAAAGGAAAAGCTGGAATGGATAAGGTCCCATCTGGAAGCAGAGCAGGACTCCGGTAATAATATCGGGCTGCGCAATGTGTACAAGCGGTTGAAACTCTATTATAACGGCAGAGCCGCGTTCTCCATTGAGAGCACAGAGTATGAACGGACGGTAATTACCATCCGTATCCCTGAGGACTTAAGCCTGATTCGGGCAGTGGAGGAATCGAATGTATAA
- a CDS encoding response regulator transcription factor: MYKVLFADDEPLMLEGLRILLDWEELDFEICGEALDGEDALRLIHSTRPDLVITDVRMPVIDGLELIKRTYESEHRPRFIIFSGYADFEYAKRALKYGVSSYLTKPLDEQELKDALKTVSEQIDIERRVSSRHEAISALMQADTVSRLLMREKTEEELHSALKTLGISSGSRLCCILVQGPSPDSLSIRNQLNAINGEEPLRSIAAYPFTAGSRKHGYLLVSPQDGPSLDPAMLRSWIRGIRGLYGAQVLFSASLQHYGPENLNKIYQEALTAALCHPGAGSREAACFFQEQDKPQVALLPAELRRSLLQFITEGNTERLSTVLGDVFKIFTAEVNNSSWIDAFLANIKAELLREIEARGGDYAAWKKKWFPPQYTACCLPLLERQTEEELIEAAEWFAAAEKSSREDGMVEAVKEHVREYYREKLKLQDIAKALHVNSAYLGQRFKKHCGSSFNEFLHEYRIEEAKKLLRRTDMGISDISTRVGYSDADLFAAKFKALNGVTPSVYKKS; this comes from the coding sequence ATGTATAAAGTACTGTTTGCCGACGATGAGCCCCTGATGCTGGAAGGATTGCGGATTCTGCTGGATTGGGAGGAACTAGACTTTGAAATATGCGGAGAGGCGCTGGATGGCGAAGATGCACTGAGGCTGATCCACAGCACCCGTCCCGATCTGGTCATTACCGATGTCCGGATGCCGGTCATTGATGGCCTGGAACTTATAAAAAGAACTTATGAGAGCGAGCACCGGCCCAGGTTTATTATCTTTAGCGGCTATGCCGATTTTGAGTATGCCAAGAGAGCCCTTAAATATGGTGTGTCCAGCTATTTGACCAAACCTCTGGATGAACAAGAGTTGAAGGATGCGCTGAAGACCGTATCCGAGCAAATCGATATCGAACGCAGGGTGTCTTCGCGTCACGAAGCAATCTCGGCTCTGATGCAGGCGGATACCGTGTCGCGGCTCCTGATGCGCGAGAAAACCGAGGAAGAGCTTCATAGCGCACTGAAGACGCTGGGAATCTCTTCTGGCTCAAGGTTATGCTGTATACTGGTCCAAGGGCCATCACCCGACAGCCTTAGTATCCGCAATCAGCTCAATGCCATAAATGGAGAAGAGCCGCTGCGCAGCATCGCTGCCTATCCGTTTACCGCCGGAAGCCGGAAGCACGGGTATCTGCTTGTATCTCCACAGGATGGACCGTCGCTTGATCCGGCGATGCTTCGAAGCTGGATTCGCGGGATAAGGGGCCTTTACGGCGCTCAGGTGTTATTCTCGGCAAGTCTTCAGCACTATGGTCCGGAAAATCTGAACAAGATTTATCAGGAAGCGCTCACTGCTGCACTCTGCCATCCAGGTGCCGGCAGCCGTGAAGCGGCCTGCTTCTTCCAGGAGCAGGATAAACCACAGGTGGCGTTGCTTCCGGCAGAGCTTAGAAGATCACTGCTGCAATTCATCACTGAAGGGAATACGGAGCGCCTAAGCACCGTACTGGGCGATGTATTTAAAATTTTCACGGCCGAGGTGAATAACAGCTCATGGATTGATGCTTTCCTTGCTAATATAAAAGCGGAACTGCTGCGTGAAATTGAAGCCAGAGGCGGCGACTATGCCGCATGGAAGAAAAAGTGGTTTCCGCCGCAGTATACGGCTTGTTGTCTGCCGCTGCTGGAACGGCAGACAGAGGAGGAACTGATTGAGGCTGCAGAATGGTTCGCAGCCGCGGAGAAGAGCAGCCGTGAGGACGGGATGGTGGAGGCGGTGAAGGAGCATGTCCGCGAGTATTACCGTGAGAAACTGAAGCTGCAGGATATTGCCAAGGCACTGCATGTGAATTCCGCTTATCTTGGACAACGGTTCAAGAAGCATTGCGGCAGCTCGTTTAATGAATTTTTGCATGAATACCGGATTGAAGAAGCCAAGAAGCTGCTGCGCCGCACCGATATGGGAATTTCAGATATATCAACCCGGGTGGGCTATTCAGATGCCGATTTGTTCGCTGCCAAGTTTAAGGCACTCAATGGGGTTACGCCTTCTGTATACAAGAAGAGCTAA